Proteins encoded in a region of the Polycladomyces subterraneus genome:
- a CDS encoding CBS domain-containing protein: MGQLKDIMTQQIAYVTPQDNVYEVANLMKQHNVGMIPVVENGALQGVITDRDLVLRCIAERQPNSLKASDIMTGNPVTGHPNMSVAEASQLMAQHQIRRLPVVENGQMVGVVAIGDMAVREPFSDQAGQALSNISEPSQPQM; encoded by the coding sequence ATGGGACAACTGAAAGATATCATGACCCAACAAATCGCTTACGTTACCCCACAAGATAACGTGTATGAAGTGGCCAACCTGATGAAACAGCACAACGTGGGGATGATTCCGGTCGTTGAAAACGGCGCGTTGCAAGGTGTCATTACCGATCGCGATCTGGTTCTGCGCTGCATCGCAGAACGGCAACCCAACTCCCTGAAGGCAAGCGATATCATGACCGGCAATCCGGTCACGGGCCATCCGAACATGTCGGTGGCTGAAGCTTCCCAACTGATGGCCCAACATCAAATCCGTCGTCTGCCTGTGGTGGAAAACGGGCAAATGGTCGGAGTTGTGGCGATCGGGGACATGGCAGTTCGTGAACCGTTCTCCGATCAAGCGGGTCAGGCATTGAGCAACATTTCCGAGCCGAGCCAACCGCAAATGTAA
- a CDS encoding cupin domain-containing protein, with protein sequence MEGPYVIRKGGSDWIPMGKGVQLSYLRKSGEEYSILLKMESGGRFPMHEHVGGEEVYVIEGSVQVGKVRLEQGDYYYAPPGVSETAMTEDGCTLLITSARGLEVNNPTAKVTAH encoded by the coding sequence ATGGAGGGGCCCTATGTAATTCGCAAGGGTGGCAGTGACTGGATTCCGATGGGAAAAGGAGTGCAGCTGAGCTATCTGCGAAAAAGCGGTGAGGAATACAGCATTTTGCTGAAGATGGAGTCCGGCGGCCGTTTTCCGATGCATGAGCACGTCGGTGGAGAAGAAGTATATGTCATCGAAGGAAGCGTGCAAGTAGGAAAAGTGCGTTTGGAACAAGGGGACTATTACTATGCTCCTCCTGGTGTGAGCGAAACTGCCATGACGGAAGACGGTTGTACCTTGCTGATCACCTCCGCACGGGGCTTGGAAGTCAACAATCCAACAGCCAAAGTGACGGCTCACTGA
- the spoVAC gene encoding stage V sporulation protein AC → MKQAEEQAQNAQYQQVAKQHQPRPKVLRNCLKAFVAGGLICVIGQLLQNMYIHVFHFQPDKAGDPTVATLIFIAAVLTGLGVFDKIGQWAGAGTAVPVTGFANSIVSAALEHRSEGWVLGIGGNMFKLAGAVIVFGVVAAFFIGIIRTLFFS, encoded by the coding sequence ATGAAACAGGCTGAGGAGCAAGCGCAAAATGCACAATACCAGCAAGTGGCGAAACAACATCAACCCCGGCCCAAAGTGCTTCGAAACTGTTTGAAGGCGTTTGTGGCCGGCGGCTTGATTTGCGTGATCGGTCAGTTACTGCAAAACATGTACATTCACGTATTTCATTTTCAACCGGACAAGGCGGGGGACCCGACCGTGGCCACCCTGATCTTTATCGCTGCCGTGCTCACCGGATTGGGCGTGTTCGATAAGATTGGGCAGTGGGCCGGAGCGGGAACGGCGGTGCCTGTGACCGGTTTTGCCAACTCCATTGTATCTGCGGCATTGGAACACCGCTCGGAAGGATGGGTGCTCGGTATCGGCGGCAATATGTTTAAACTGGCCGGAGCAGTCATTGTGTTCGGCGTTGTGGCCGCCTTTTTCATCGGGATTATTCGTACGTTGTTCTTTTCGTGA
- the spoVAD gene encoding stage V sporulation protein AD translates to MAINGTKALGRSTWVYPSGVQILSSATVVGPKEGEGLLKDDYDIIYTDMYAGQDTWEKAERKMLEDAVATAVEKAGLQTSDIPAYLAGDLLNQNITSSFSAKTHQMPFMGVYGACSTSMLSLSLAAALVDGGYTPYAVAGVSSHNCTAEKQYRYPTEYGGQKMDTAQWTVTGAGAAVVGRGGDGPFIRYATIGKVVDRGVKNPFDLGTAMAPAAVDTIQTHFQDTGRSPEDYDLIVTGDLAKVGHPIAADLLKQAGYDLGERFQDCGLMIYSPGHEVFAGGSGCASSAVVTYGHILKQMRQGTWRRVLVIATGALLSPISYQQGESIPCIAHAVALEMSQAAEGSGGLS, encoded by the coding sequence ATGGCGATCAACGGAACGAAAGCACTGGGAAGAAGTACATGGGTTTATCCATCAGGTGTTCAGATCTTGTCCAGCGCAACGGTGGTAGGGCCCAAAGAAGGCGAAGGATTGCTGAAAGATGACTACGACATCATTTACACGGATATGTATGCCGGGCAGGACACATGGGAAAAAGCAGAGCGGAAGATGCTGGAGGATGCGGTCGCTACAGCCGTGGAAAAAGCGGGGTTGCAGACATCGGACATTCCGGCCTATCTGGCGGGTGACCTGTTGAACCAAAATATTACCTCGTCTTTTTCGGCCAAAACACACCAGATGCCGTTTATGGGCGTGTACGGTGCCTGTTCTACTTCCATGCTGTCTTTGTCGTTGGCGGCGGCGTTGGTGGATGGAGGGTATACACCCTATGCCGTGGCCGGTGTCAGCAGTCACAACTGTACCGCGGAAAAACAATACCGTTATCCGACGGAATATGGCGGACAAAAAATGGACACGGCACAATGGACGGTGACCGGAGCCGGAGCAGCAGTGGTCGGACGGGGCGGAGACGGTCCTTTCATCCGTTATGCTACCATCGGGAAAGTGGTCGATCGGGGGGTGAAAAATCCCTTTGATTTGGGAACGGCGATGGCTCCTGCCGCTGTTGACACGATCCAGACTCATTTTCAAGATACGGGTCGCAGTCCGGAAGACTACGATTTGATCGTCACTGGCGATTTGGCCAAAGTGGGCCACCCCATCGCCGCTGATCTGCTCAAGCAGGCGGGGTATGACCTCGGTGAGCGGTTCCAGGATTGTGGGTTGATGATTTACAGTCCGGGTCATGAAGTCTTCGCTGGCGGCAGTGGATGTGCGAGCAGTGCGGTGGTAACCTACGGACACATTTTGAAGCAGATGCGTCAGGGTACATGGCGACGGGTACTGGTGATAGCAACGGGTGCTTTGTTGAGCCCGATATCCTATCAACAAGGCGAATCCATCCCCTGTATTGCTCACGCAGTGGCTTTAGAAATGTCTCAAGCGGCGGAAGGGAGCGGCGGATTGTCATGA
- the aroF gene encoding 3-deoxy-7-phosphoheptulonate synthase, protein MILVLEPNLTDEQVANIVRQLEENGVQVHYSKGVDKTILGLIGDKRKLAELPVERFPGVEKVVHVSEPFKLASRHFHPEPSRIQVGNVVIGGEEPVVIAGPCSVESREQLMTTAEAVKKAGAQILRGGAFKPRSSPYSFQGLGEEGLKLLAEAREKTGMPIISEVMDPENLELVAEYVDILQLGARNMQNFHLLKKVGRINKPVMLKRGLSATIEEWLMAAEYILNEGNPHVILCERGIRTFEQYTRNTLDISAVPVVKHLSHLPIIVDPSHAAGKWRYVTPLAKAAIAVGADGLMIEVHPQPEKALSDGPQQLTFEKFDELMRQVKALTTQLETVG, encoded by the coding sequence ATGATCTTGGTGTTGGAACCAAACTTAACGGATGAGCAGGTGGCGAACATTGTCCGTCAGTTGGAGGAAAATGGGGTTCAGGTTCATTATTCCAAAGGTGTGGACAAAACAATTCTCGGTCTGATCGGTGATAAGCGGAAACTCGCAGAACTGCCGGTGGAACGGTTTCCCGGCGTGGAAAAAGTGGTGCATGTCAGCGAACCGTTCAAGTTGGCCAGTCGCCATTTTCACCCGGAGCCGAGCCGAATCCAAGTGGGCAACGTTGTCATCGGCGGCGAGGAACCGGTAGTGATTGCCGGACCGTGCTCCGTGGAAAGCCGGGAGCAGTTGATGACCACAGCGGAAGCAGTGAAAAAAGCGGGTGCGCAGATCCTGCGCGGCGGGGCGTTCAAACCGCGTTCTTCCCCCTACTCGTTCCAGGGATTGGGTGAGGAAGGTCTGAAATTGTTGGCCGAGGCGCGCGAAAAAACCGGCATGCCGATCATCTCCGAAGTGATGGATCCAGAAAACCTGGAGCTGGTGGCTGAGTACGTTGACATCCTGCAATTGGGTGCCCGCAACATGCAAAACTTCCATCTGCTTAAAAAAGTGGGGCGGATCAACAAACCGGTGATGTTGAAAAGAGGTCTTTCCGCCACCATCGAAGAGTGGCTGATGGCGGCAGAGTATATTTTAAACGAAGGCAATCCCCATGTGATCCTGTGTGAACGCGGGATTCGCACGTTTGAGCAGTACACGCGGAACACGCTGGATATCAGTGCCGTTCCGGTCGTCAAACACTTGAGCCATTTGCCGATCATCGTTGATCCCAGCCATGCTGCCGGAAAATGGCGCTATGTGACACCATTGGCCAAAGCGGCGATCGCAGTCGGCGCGGATGGCTTGATGATCGAAGTGCATCCCCAGCCGGAAAAGGCGTTGTCCGACGGACCGCAGCAGCTCACGTTCGAAAAGTTTGATGAGCTGATGCGCCAGGTGAAGGCATTGACGACACAGTTGGAGACGGTGGGTTAA
- a CDS encoding S8 family peptidase → MMEDRRYTFLFRTSPKPEKIRQWGGKVYHVSRYSRSVSAVVPSAKALKALLRDHDLILAEQDRLVGLPSPQLEQIYRVRSFQEKSRRQVLPWNIQRVWNAKPVSNAGKGVRVGVIDTGIDLTHPDLRGNIKGGVNLIKPSASPQDDNGHGTHVAGIIAAINNRIGVVGVAPAAQLYAIKVLNSRGVGTLSTLIKGIEWAIDHGMHIVNISIGGGTSVPGNLVAAINAAVNRGILVVAAAGNNGQANGKGNNVEVPAKIPGAVAVAALAKNNHRAPFSATGPEVDIAAPGVRILSTFKGGRYAVLSGTSQAAPHVAGAAAVFKQLNPGLPLTVLKQILFRRARQTGSPRLTGAGLLQIR, encoded by the coding sequence ATGATGGAAGATCGACGGTATACGTTTCTGTTTCGCACCTCTCCCAAACCGGAGAAGATCCGGCAGTGGGGAGGGAAGGTCTACCATGTCAGCCGCTACAGTCGATCGGTGTCCGCCGTCGTACCTTCGGCCAAAGCGCTGAAAGCGCTATTGCGCGACCACGATCTCATTTTGGCCGAACAGGACCGTTTGGTGGGGTTGCCTTCACCGCAGTTGGAACAGATTTATCGAGTTCGGAGTTTTCAGGAAAAATCGCGTCGACAGGTGTTGCCCTGGAACATCCAGCGTGTTTGGAACGCCAAACCCGTGTCAAACGCCGGTAAGGGCGTACGTGTAGGCGTGATTGACACCGGGATCGATTTGACCCATCCCGATCTCAGAGGCAATATCAAGGGTGGGGTCAACCTGATCAAACCAAGTGCCTCCCCTCAGGATGATAATGGACACGGGACGCACGTGGCCGGGATCATTGCCGCGATTAACAATCGGATCGGTGTGGTGGGTGTGGCACCTGCAGCGCAATTGTACGCCATCAAGGTGTTGAACAGTCGCGGCGTGGGTACGTTGTCCACATTGATAAAAGGGATCGAATGGGCGATCGACCACGGTATGCACATCGTAAACATCAGTATCGGTGGGGGGACGTCCGTTCCCGGAAATCTGGTCGCCGCGATCAATGCCGCGGTCAATCGGGGGATTCTCGTGGTTGCTGCAGCGGGCAATAACGGGCAGGCCAACGGCAAAGGCAACAATGTAGAAGTTCCTGCAAAGATCCCCGGTGCCGTCGCCGTAGCCGCATTGGCCAAAAACAATCATCGTGCGCCATTTTCCGCGACGGGGCCAGAAGTGGATATCGCCGCTCCCGGTGTGCGGATTTTAAGCACTTTCAAGGGCGGCCGTTATGCTGTTTTGAGCGGGACATCACAGGCGGCACCGCATGTGGCGGGGGCGGCGGCGGTATTCAAACAGTTGAACCCGGGTTTGCCCCTTACGGTACTGAAACAAATATTGTTCAGACGTGCCAGACAAACAGGCTCTCCTCGCCTGACGGGAGCAGGTTTGTTGCAAATCCGTTGA
- a CDS encoding HAD family hydrolase yields MVLSFDLDHTLMINPFRRWVFPEINRWLQSHFPEENPVNRLIREHRRRLSDGAYLEAYDWDDILCTVALEHAIPFTVRELVEKHACVGKVWLFADVLPAMDRLTQAGAHMVAATNGFTRYQRPVTDCLGLTPYFSGFYTPEEMRCAKPQASFFQFGKGRRVIHVGDRLDQDVLGANRAHQISVWIYRELHSDLQNIPFTERTRHPSFSTCLTARLYREGVPTELHETCRPQYVISTLDELLEIWKQEGMNN; encoded by the coding sequence GTGGTGCTTTCTTTTGATCTGGATCACACACTGATGATCAATCCGTTTCGACGCTGGGTGTTCCCGGAGATCAACCGTTGGTTGCAATCACATTTTCCAGAGGAAAACCCCGTGAACCGCCTCATCCGAGAACACCGGCGACGGCTCTCGGATGGCGCCTACCTGGAGGCCTACGACTGGGATGACATCCTTTGCACGGTCGCCTTGGAACACGCTATCCCCTTTACCGTACGTGAATTGGTGGAAAAACACGCATGTGTGGGGAAAGTATGGTTGTTTGCGGATGTGTTACCGGCAATGGATCGATTGACCCAAGCAGGCGCCCATATGGTAGCGGCTACCAACGGATTCACTCGATACCAACGGCCTGTAACGGACTGTCTGGGCTTGACCCCGTATTTCAGCGGGTTCTACACACCGGAGGAGATGCGGTGCGCCAAACCGCAAGCGTCGTTCTTCCAGTTCGGAAAAGGTAGACGGGTGATTCATGTAGGAGACCGGTTGGATCAAGATGTGTTGGGAGCGAACAGGGCTCACCAGATATCCGTGTGGATTTACCGTGAATTGCATTCGGATTTGCAAAACATCCCCTTCACGGAGCGGACCCGTCATCCATCGTTTTCCACCTGTCTGACGGCCCGCCTCTATCGGGAAGGCGTACCGACGGAGCTTCACGAAACATGTCGTCCCCAATATGTCATCAGTACCTTAGACGAATTGCTTGAAATATGGAAGCAGGAAGGGATGAATAACTAG
- a CDS encoding GDSL-type esterase/lipase family protein produces MSQIAYLALGDSLTEGIGAHIPFVEQFFDHLRRTDDCRVRNWGVSGMTSEELLSMLGNPGIGRLVARMSHITVTTGGCDFIRTYETDGVSIISLTRTMRRVQMQVDRILGMLRQYNPEATIHLLGFYLPLPAYEQGLWLATRLITSMNQAYQRLCRKHRVYWVDPFDTFLHRHDYFADEVHPNQKGHDQLARLFIQTADPERAGSDTGLVLGDEGVADQSPTVIS; encoded by the coding sequence ATGAGTCAGATCGCCTATTTGGCTTTGGGCGATTCGTTAACGGAAGGAATTGGGGCTCACATTCCATTTGTTGAGCAGTTTTTCGACCACCTGCGTCGAACGGATGATTGCCGGGTGCGAAACTGGGGTGTTTCCGGTATGACGTCGGAGGAACTGTTATCGATGTTGGGAAATCCGGGGATCGGTCGGTTGGTAGCGCGTATGTCCCACATCACCGTAACCACGGGCGGTTGCGATTTTATCCGAACGTATGAAACGGACGGTGTTTCCATCATCAGTTTGACCCGTACCATGCGGCGAGTACAAATGCAAGTGGATCGCATCCTGGGTATGCTCAGGCAATACAATCCGGAGGCGACAATCCATCTGTTGGGGTTTTATTTGCCCCTACCCGCTTATGAGCAGGGGTTGTGGCTCGCTACCCGGTTGATCACCTCGATGAACCAGGCATACCAGCGATTGTGCCGGAAACACAGGGTTTATTGGGTTGACCCGTTTGACACGTTCCTCCACCGCCATGACTATTTTGCCGATGAAGTCCATCCTAACCAAAAGGGGCACGACCAATTGGCCCGTCTTTTCATTCAAACAGCGGACCCGGAAAGGGCCGGAAGCGATACAGGGTTGGTTTTGGGGGATGAAGGAGTAGCGGATCAATCGCCAACAGTCATCTCCTAG